ACCGTCTTTGGCGCGAGCGTGATCGTGCTGGTCGCGGCGATCGCGTTCGTCCTCGTCGGCGACGCGATGCCGGCGATCAAACGCTTCGGGCCCGCGTTTCTCTGGACGTCGCGCTGGGACCCCGTGCACAACGTCTTCGGGGCGCTGCCGTTCGTCTTCGGTACGATCGCGTCCTCGGCGCTGGCGCTCATCATCGCGGTGCCGATCAGCCTCGCCGTCGCGGTCTACCTCGTCGAGATCGCGCCGCACCCGACCGCGGTCGCGCTGTCGTTCATCGTCGAGCTCCTGGCCGCGATTCCGAGCGTCATCCTGGGCCTGTGGGGCGTGTTCGTTCTTGCGCCGTGGGTGCGGTCCGCCGTGGAGCCGGCACTGGCGCGGACACTCGGCTGGTTGCCGCTGTTCAGCGGGCCCCAGTACGGGTTCGGGCTGCTCGCGTCGGGCATCATCCTCGCGATCATGATCATTCCGATCGTTTCTTCCGTCTCGCGCGACGTGCTGCGCGCCGTGCCGCAGGAGCAGCGGGAGGCGATGTACGCGCTCGGCGCGACCCGGTGGGAGGCGATCAGCCGCGCCGTCGTGCCGTACGGCCGGGTCGGCATCATCGGCGGTATCATCCTCGGCCTCGGGCGCGCGCTTGGCGAGACGATGGCGGTGACCATGGTCATCGGCAACCGCCCGCAGATCCCGACCTCCCTGTTCCAGCCGGCCTATACGATCGCGGCCGTGCTGGCGAACGAATTCACGGAGGCGACCAGCGATCTTTACCTGTCGGCGCTGATCGAGATGGCCTTGGTGCTCTTCGCGGTCTCCTTGATCGTGAACGCGCTGGCCCGGTGGCTGGTAACGCGCGTGACGGCCGGTTCGAGGATAGGCTTGTGATTGTCCTGGGCCACCGCTCCGCGC
The nucleotide sequence above comes from bacterium. Encoded proteins:
- the pstC gene encoding phosphate ABC transporter permease subunit PstC — translated: MSRTRGGRGSDLVFRGLLTVFGASVIVLVAAIAFVLVGDAMPAIKRFGPAFLWTSRWDPVHNVFGALPFVFGTIASSALALIIAVPISLAVAVYLVEIAPHPTAVALSFIVELLAAIPSVILGLWGVFVLAPWVRSAVEPALARTLGWLPLFSGPQYGFGLLASGIILAIMIIPIVSSVSRDVLRAVPQEQREAMYALGATRWEAISRAVVPYGRVGIIGGIILGLGRALGETMAVTMVIGNRPQIPTSLFQPAYTIAAVLANEFTEATSDLYLSALIEMALVLFAVSLIVNALARWLVTRVTAGSRIGL